One stretch of Deltaproteobacteria bacterium DNA includes these proteins:
- a CDS encoding polysaccharide biosynthesis tyrosine autokinase, with protein sequence MELREYLRTILARARLILLTTLVTVVVATAGGFMKTPRYEATTTVLIKSALTQSQVNIPGIQLSATQDIQRKGETFGRILKSRVIAEKTVDILGLDRKVAAGSKTDPRLAAVKTIQNSISARLLSKTSIMEISVLYPDRELAADIANTAARVFVDHIGEMNSAEARAAKEFIMERVSVAEADLKAAQDRLREFIAVEGAIYPESKANLVLAEFVSFETALKNTQTEIEQARKKIEEIRRRLSEADRTLKTSTTTIINPVIHNLKTKLVDVEVRKANLASELGPRHPRILALTEEAASIRRAIDGEVKRIVENEVTSINPVYQQLMQELVTKEIDYGVFVEKERAIRDIISTFPVELRLSAEKQIEWDTLTNSVKFAQKNLDSLKSQLETARISEARKISEIKVIDPAIPPTSPKGIPPLGYTLIGLVVGLLGGASLAFLIEYLDDSIKTIEAVEEDLQLPVYGVIPRIGSSRKRRRRRKKEEGEAVEVTMLEERLITHLEPKSPIAEAYRSFRTNIQFTDIDERTKILLFTSSVKGEGKTTTSANLAITMAQLGNRTLLVDADMRNPMVHAVFGLEREPGLSNIIGGFGDLKSVVKPSGIRNLDIITSGPIPPNPSELLNSKRLDMMIERLRDRYDFIIFDTPPIIAVTDAAVLCSKVHGAFLVIRGGQTSRRLCERAKGLLEKVNANLLGAVINNVRMSSRYGYEYYYQYYYGEQKGSRKKRRRK encoded by the coding sequence ATGGAGCTGAGGGAATACCTTCGAACCATACTGGCCAGGGCGCGGCTCATCCTGCTCACAACCCTGGTGACCGTGGTGGTCGCCACGGCGGGCGGCTTCATGAAGACGCCGCGCTACGAGGCGACGACGACGGTCCTCATAAAGTCGGCGCTCACCCAGTCGCAGGTCAACATCCCCGGCATCCAGCTCTCGGCCACCCAGGACATCCAGAGAAAGGGCGAGACCTTCGGCAGGATACTGAAGAGCCGTGTCATAGCCGAGAAGACGGTCGATATCCTCGGGCTCGACAGGAAGGTCGCCGCCGGTTCCAAGACCGACCCCCGGCTCGCCGCCGTAAAGACCATCCAGAACTCCATCTCGGCCCGGCTGCTCTCCAAGACCTCCATAATGGAGATATCGGTGCTCTATCCCGACCGCGAGCTCGCCGCCGACATAGCCAACACGGCGGCCAGGGTCTTCGTCGACCACATAGGCGAGATGAACTCGGCCGAGGCGAGGGCGGCCAAGGAGTTCATCATGGAGCGCGTCAGTGTGGCCGAGGCCGACCTCAAGGCGGCCCAGGACAGGCTCCGCGAGTTCATCGCCGTCGAGGGCGCCATCTATCCCGAGAGCAAGGCCAACCTCGTGCTCGCCGAGTTCGTGAGCTTCGAGACGGCGCTCAAGAACACGCAGACCGAGATCGAGCAGGCCAGGAAGAAGATCGAGGAGATCCGCAGGCGGCTGAGCGAGGCCGACAGGACGCTCAAGACGTCGACCACCACCATAATCAACCCCGTGATCCACAACCTCAAGACAAAGCTCGTGGACGTGGAGGTGCGCAAGGCCAACCTCGCAAGCGAGCTCGGCCCCAGGCACCCCCGCATACTGGCGCTCACCGAAGAGGCGGCGAGCATACGGCGCGCCATAGACGGCGAGGTCAAGCGCATAGTGGAGAACGAGGTGACGTCGATCAACCCCGTCTACCAGCAGCTCATGCAGGAACTGGTGACAAAGGAGATCGACTACGGCGTGTTCGTGGAGAAAGAGCGGGCCATACGCGACATCATCTCGACCTTCCCCGTGGAGCTGCGCCTCTCGGCCGAGAAGCAGATAGAGTGGGACACGCTGACCAACTCCGTCAAGTTCGCCCAGAAGAACCTCGACTCCCTCAAAAGCCAGCTCGAGACGGCCCGCATAAGCGAGGCCAGGAAGATAAGCGAGATAAAGGTCATAGACCCGGCCATCCCGCCCACTTCCCCCAAGGGCATCCCGCCGCTCGGCTATACGCTCATAGGCCTTGTCGTGGGGCTGCTGGGCGGCGCCTCGCTCGCCTTCCTCATCGAGTACCTCGACGACTCCATAAAGACCATAGAGGCCGTCGAGGAAGACCTCCAGCTTCCGGTCTACGGCGTCATCCCCCGGATCGGCTCTTCCAGGAAGAGGAGACGCCGGAGAAAGAAGGAGGAGGGCGAGGCCGTGGAGGTGACGATGCTCGAGGAGAGGCTCATCACCCACCTCGAGCCCAAGAGTCCCATAGCCGAGGCCTACCGCTCCTTCAGGACCAACATCCAGTTCACCGATATCGATGAGCGCACCAAGATACTGCTCTTCACGAGCTCGGTGAAGGGCGAGGGCAAGACGACGACGTCGGCGAACCTTGCCATAACCATGGCCCAGCTCGGCAACCGGACCCTCCTCGTCGACGCCGACATGAGAAACCCCATGGTCCACGCCGTCTTCGGGCTCGAGCGCGAGCCCGGCCTCTCCAACATAATAGGCGGGTTCGGCGATCTCAAGAGCGTCGTCAAGCCCTCCGGCATACGCAACCTCGACATCATAACCTCCGGCCCCATTCCGCCCAACCCCTCGGAGCTGCTGAACTCGAAGAGGCTCGACATGATGATCGAGCGCCTCAGGGACCGTTACGACTTCATCATATTCGACACGCCGCCCATCATCGCCGTCACCGACGCGGCCGTGCTCTGCTCCAAGGTTCACGGCGCGTTCCTGGTCATACGGGGCGGGCAGACGAGCCGGCGGCTCTGTGAAAGGGCAAAGGGGCTTCTGGAGAAGGTCAACGCAAACCTGCTCGGCGCCGTCATCAACAACGTAAGGATGTCGAGCCGTTACGGATATGAATACTATTACCAGTACTACTATGGCGAGCAGAAGGGATCGCGGAAAAAGAGACGCCGCAAGTAG
- a CDS encoding glycosyltransferase family 2 protein, giving the protein MNSAEAQRRASVADLSVVVPAFNEQERIATTLERMVSYLESRGMDFEVVVVNDGSTDATADIVSRAADDNGSIRLIDNEGNRGKGFSVRRGVLEARAPFILFSDADLSTPIEEIEKLMPCFDEGYDVVIGSRSLPESRIVVHQPFYRETMGRVFNLIVRLLLLGGYSDTQCGFKCFRREAAREIFGRSVLDGFAFDVEVLYLAERLGYSVKEVPIDWYNSPNTRVSALTDSVKMFMEVVKIRLRDYDVGAGQGPGRRRAR; this is encoded by the coding sequence TTGAACTCCGCCGAAGCTCAGCGGCGGGCGTCCGTTGCCGACCTCTCGGTGGTCGTGCCGGCCTTCAACGAGCAGGAGCGCATAGCGACGACGCTGGAGCGCATGGTCTCCTATCTCGAGTCCCGGGGCATGGACTTCGAGGTCGTGGTGGTGAACGACGGGAGCACGGACGCCACGGCCGACATCGTCTCCCGCGCGGCGGACGACAACGGCTCCATAAGGCTCATCGACAACGAGGGCAACCGGGGCAAGGGCTTTTCGGTGAGGCGCGGGGTGCTCGAGGCCAGGGCCCCCTTCATCCTCTTCTCCGACGCCGACCTCTCAACGCCCATCGAGGAGATCGAGAAGCTCATGCCCTGCTTCGACGAAGGCTACGACGTGGTCATAGGTTCGCGCAGCCTGCCGGAGTCGAGGATAGTGGTCCATCAGCCCTTCTACCGCGAGACCATGGGCCGCGTCTTCAACCTCATAGTCCGCCTGCTGCTGCTCGGCGGCTACAGCGACACCCAGTGCGGCTTCAAGTGCTTCAGGCGCGAGGCCGCCCGCGAGATATTCGGGCGCTCGGTGCTCGACGGCTTCGCCTTCGACGTGGAGGTCCTCTACCTTGCCGAAAGACTCGGCTACAGCGTGAAGGAGGTCCCCATAGACTGGTACAACTCGCCCAACACGAGGGTGAGCGCCCTGACCGACTCGGTCAAGATGTTCATGGAAGTGGTCAAGATAAGACTGCGCGACTACGACGTCGGGGCCGGCCAGGGTCCGGGGCGCCGGCGCGCCCGATAG
- a CDS encoding PKD domain-containing protein codes for MRERGLEMNRGTAKTRTAAAVLIFALFFPVASSYGADATLTWNPPTTNTDGSPLTDLDGYYVYYGTTSGSYDQKVDVGNITEYKVTGLTSGTRYYFAVTAYNTAGRESSYSAEKSKVVFDADTTAPSISGVYVSNIGQTSAEINWTTDEDADSLVRYGVTASYGSNVFDSSMGKAHTMVISGLSPSTTYNFQVLSTDASGNQASSGNYTFTTADVPDTTAPAISDIRFTDITSSSVTVTWKTDEPSTSQVEYGLDTSYASASALDSTLTTSHRVVITGLSAYTTYHARVISADAAGNSAVSSDHYFITSNTAPSITSLDASPSSGYAPLYVSFTAAASDADGFVASYEWDFDGDGAYDDDTGTVAAASHTYTSPGTYTAVLKVTDNGGASTTAQVTVTVKDVVNTLPVISSFTADPLSGTAPLDVTFSVSASDADGSIAGYEWDFDGNGTYEASTSTVPVSHTYTAPGTYKAVVRVTDDDGASVTASVTIEVADASSKGADTTGSTTTTTTSADNTTTSSLAASTTAQGPVTSDGGNCFIATAAFGSYLDPHVNVLRQFRDEYLLTNAAGRAFVDFYYAVSPPLAAFIADHDWLRAAVRVALTPLIFAVMYPAAAFIAMAVFAAAAAVSVSLYRDHRRRRALRKKYSF; via the coding sequence ATGAGAGAACGGGGGCTTGAGATGAATAGGGGAACGGCAAAGACAAGGACGGCGGCGGCGGTGCTCATCTTCGCACTGTTTTTCCCTGTGGCGTCGTCGTATGGGGCCGATGCTACACTCACGTGGAACCCTCCGACCACGAACACCGACGGCTCTCCGCTCACTGATCTCGACGGTTACTACGTCTACTACGGCACCACGTCCGGCAGCTACGACCAGAAGGTCGACGTGGGCAACATAACGGAGTACAAGGTCACGGGACTCACCTCCGGCACCCGCTACTACTTCGCCGTGACGGCCTACAACACGGCCGGCAGGGAGAGCTCCTATTCGGCGGAGAAGAGCAAGGTCGTCTTCGACGCCGACACCACGGCTCCCTCCATATCGGGCGTATACGTATCCAACATCGGCCAGACGAGCGCCGAGATAAACTGGACGACCGACGAGGACGCCGATTCGCTTGTCCGTTACGGCGTCACCGCCTCCTACGGTTCCAACGTCTTCGACTCGTCCATGGGCAAGGCCCACACCATGGTCATAAGCGGGCTCAGCCCCTCGACGACCTACAACTTCCAGGTGCTCAGCACCGACGCCTCGGGCAACCAGGCCTCTTCGGGCAACTACACGTTCACCACCGCCGACGTGCCCGACACGACGGCCCCCGCCATCTCGGACATCAGGTTCACCGACATCACCTCTTCGTCGGTGACCGTCACGTGGAAGACCGACGAGCCCTCCACCTCGCAGGTCGAGTACGGCCTCGACACTTCCTACGCAAGCGCGAGCGCCCTGGACTCGACGCTCACCACGTCACACCGGGTCGTGATCACCGGGCTGTCGGCCTACACGACCTACCACGCGCGCGTCATCTCGGCCGACGCCGCCGGCAACAGCGCGGTTTCGAGCGATCACTACTTCATAACCTCCAACACGGCGCCTTCCATAACGTCGCTTGACGCCAGCCCCTCGTCGGGCTATGCGCCGCTGTATGTGAGCTTCACGGCGGCGGCCTCCGACGCCGACGGCTTCGTGGCGAGCTACGAGTGGGACTTCGACGGCGACGGCGCCTACGACGACGACACGGGCACGGTGGCCGCGGCCTCCCACACCTACACGTCGCCCGGCACCTACACGGCCGTCCTCAAGGTGACCGACAACGGCGGCGCCTCGACGACGGCCCAGGTTACGGTGACGGTCAAGGACGTGGTCAACACCCTGCCCGTAATATCGTCCTTCACGGCCGATCCCCTCTCGGGCACGGCCCCCCTCGATGTGACCTTCAGCGTGTCGGCCTCCGACGCCGACGGCTCCATAGCGGGCTACGAGTGGGACTTCGACGGCAACGGCACCTACGAGGCCTCGACCTCCACCGTGCCGGTCTCCCACACCTACACGGCCCCGGGGACCTACAAGGCTGTGGTGAGGGTCACCGACGACGACGGCGCCTCGGTGACGGCCTCGGTGACCATAGAGGTGGCCGACGCGTCGTCCAAGGGCGCCGACACGACGGGGTCGACGACGACGACCACCACCTCGGCGGACAACACCACCACCTCGTCGCTCGCCGCATCGACGACGGCCCAGGGGCCGGTGACCTCCGACGGCGGCAACTGCTTCATCGCCACGGCCGCCTTCGGCAGCTACCTGGACCCCCATGTGAACGTCCTCAGGCAGTTCAGGGACGAGTACCTGCTGACCAACGCCGCGGGCAGGGCGTTCGTGGACTTCTACTACGCCGTATCTCCTCCGCTCGCGGCCTTCATAGCCGACCACGACTGGCTGCGGGCCGCTGTCAGGGTCGCTCTCACCCCCCTCATCTTCGCCGTGATGTACCCCGCGGCGGCGTTCATCGCGATGGCCGTCTTTGCGGCCGCCGCGGCCGTGAGCGTCTCGCTCTACCGTGACCACCGCCGCCGCCGCGCTCTCAGGAAAAAGTACTCCTTCTGA
- a CDS encoding glycosyltransferase, giving the protein MPRVSVVIPAYNAEKYIEKCLASLRAQSYDDYEVIVVDDGSTDRTAELAAAYARVVKAPRNLGEGGARNLGAREAEGEILAFTDADVVVPEDWLEKIVATMDKEGVECVGGGYCGSMGDGFIERFAFHELAYRRKDLAGEVNTIVSNNFACRRDVFWEFGGFPERYKVEDLRLSYLISRKYRILWDRTNGVYHHFRPDLYGYLRQMYYFSRDTVWTYYSYPELVFHRTHQGRLIYVEIMSVLAALAAAPLWPAALLFAPMAVGALNYGFLSHLARNRLSVARSMGVIIARDLVVSLGIVTGAALCAGDAWSRRFGSARGCAEAGSDTDEERKDFVK; this is encoded by the coding sequence ATGCCGAGGGTGTCGGTGGTGATTCCGGCCTACAACGCGGAGAAGTACATAGAGAAGTGCCTGGCCTCTCTCAGGGCCCAGAGCTATGACGACTACGAAGTGATAGTCGTCGACGACGGCTCCACGGACCGCACGGCCGAGCTGGCCGCCGCATACGCCCGTGTCGTGAAGGCGCCGCGAAACCTCGGCGAGGGGGGCGCCCGGAACCTCGGCGCCCGCGAGGCCGAGGGCGAGATACTGGCCTTCACCGACGCCGACGTGGTCGTGCCCGAGGACTGGCTCGAAAAGATCGTCGCCACCATGGACAAAGAAGGGGTCGAGTGCGTGGGAGGCGGCTACTGCGGCTCCATGGGCGACGGCTTCATCGAGCGCTTCGCCTTCCACGAGCTCGCCTACAGGCGAAAGGACCTCGCCGGAGAGGTCAACACCATAGTCTCCAACAACTTCGCCTGCCGCCGCGACGTCTTCTGGGAGTTCGGCGGCTTCCCGGAGCGCTACAAGGTCGAGGACCTGCGGCTCTCCTACCTCATAAGCAGGAAGTACAGGATCCTGTGGGACAGGACGAACGGCGTCTACCATCACTTCCGTCCCGACCTCTACGGCTACCTGCGCCAGATGTACTACTTCAGCAGGGACACGGTCTGGACCTACTACAGCTACCCGGAGCTCGTCTTCCACAGGACCCACCAGGGCAGGCTCATATACGTCGAGATAATGAGCGTGCTCGCCGCCCTGGCGGCCGCTCCCCTCTGGCCGGCGGCGCTGCTCTTTGCGCCCATGGCCGTGGGGGCCCTCAACTACGGGTTCCTCAGCCACCTCGCCCGAAACCGTCTGTCCGTGGCCCGGTCCATGGGCGTTATCATAGCGAGAGACCTTGTCGTCTCCCTCGGCATCGTCACGGGCGCGGCGCTCTGCGCCGGCGACGCATGGTCGCGGCGCTTCGGCTCCGCCAGGGGATGCGCGGAAGCGGGGAGCGACACCGATGAAGAGAGAAAGGACTTCGTGAAGTGA
- a CDS encoding radical SAM protein encodes MKILLVNPPWYRLQGASLVHYPPGPCFVAGALEKAGYEPVVWNADFDPAVRSVIGGTNVLDTDELTQKHSIYQKNLNDLSAPVWREVASMIERFAPDVLGVSVYSATYKAALNVARIAKEVNPAVTTVFGGIHPTIATEEVASQRDVDFVVFGEGERTVVELVGALEARDGAGRDFSSIKGIAFKDGDGNVVRTERREYIEDLDAEVYPARHLIHDVESYPPTAFQGIYGSRGCPFKCIFCGSFNLWGYSVRTRSAETLVAEIEETHRRFGTRYFYLCDDIFFINRERARRFCELLIEKDLGVMWSAQTRAEMVTDELLALMKKAGGQHVAIGVETGDERIRKLIKKGNTLEQMRRAARLVHKHGLTLVGFFMFGFPWESREEIRRTVEFMKEINPTIAFPYIVTPAPGTELSQISHEMGLVGPDRELENFYHESPEMCLSVNIPEEERKGIIDETLKVFAEHNKKRFRLDVLKRPRFYYTLFHDFGFFRNPMQFVQVLRDVVAG; translated from the coding sequence ATGAAGATACTTCTTGTAAACCCTCCGTGGTACAGGCTCCAGGGCGCCTCTCTGGTGCACTATCCGCCGGGTCCCTGCTTCGTGGCCGGGGCGCTCGAGAAGGCGGGCTACGAGCCGGTGGTCTGGAACGCCGACTTCGACCCGGCCGTCAGGTCCGTCATAGGGGGCACCAACGTGCTCGACACCGACGAGCTCACGCAAAAGCACAGCATCTACCAGAAGAACCTCAACGACCTCTCGGCGCCCGTGTGGCGCGAGGTGGCCTCCATGATCGAGCGCTTCGCACCCGACGTGCTCGGCGTCTCGGTCTACAGCGCAACATACAAGGCGGCCCTCAACGTGGCCCGCATAGCAAAGGAGGTGAACCCCGCCGTAACGACCGTCTTCGGAGGCATACACCCCACCATAGCCACCGAGGAGGTGGCCTCGCAGCGCGACGTGGACTTCGTCGTCTTCGGCGAGGGCGAGCGCACGGTGGTGGAGCTCGTGGGGGCCCTGGAGGCGAGAGACGGCGCTGGCCGCGACTTCTCCTCCATAAAGGGCATCGCCTTCAAGGACGGGGACGGCAACGTGGTCAGGACCGAGCGGCGCGAGTACATAGAGGACCTCGACGCCGAGGTCTACCCGGCCCGCCACCTCATCCACGACGTGGAGAGCTACCCGCCAACGGCCTTCCAGGGCATATACGGCTCGCGGGGCTGTCCCTTCAAGTGCATATTCTGCGGCTCCTTCAACCTCTGGGGCTACAGCGTGAGGACCAGGAGCGCCGAGACCCTGGTGGCCGAGATCGAGGAGACACACCGCCGCTTCGGCACCCGCTACTTCTACCTCTGCGACGACATATTCTTCATAAACCGCGAGCGGGCGCGCCGCTTCTGCGAGCTGCTCATCGAAAAGGACCTGGGCGTCATGTGGTCGGCCCAGACGAGGGCCGAGATGGTGACCGACGAACTCCTTGCGCTCATGAAGAAGGCCGGCGGCCAGCACGTGGCCATTGGGGTCGAGACCGGCGACGAGAGGATAAGAAAGCTCATAAAGAAGGGCAACACGCTCGAGCAGATGCGCCGCGCCGCAAGGCTCGTCCACAAGCACGGCCTGACGCTCGTCGGCTTCTTCATGTTCGGCTTCCCCTGGGAGTCGCGCGAAGAGATAAGGCGCACCGTCGAGTTCATGAAGGAGATAAACCCGACAATCGCCTTCCCCTACATAGTCACGCCCGCCCCGGGCACGGAGTTATCGCAGATATCGCACGAGATGGGCCTTGTGGGACCCGACCGGGAGCTCGAGAACTTCTACCACGAGAGCCCGGAGATGTGCCTGAGCGTCAACATCCCCGAGGAGGAGAGAAAGGGCATAATCGACGAAACGCTCAAGGTCTTCGCCGAGCACAACAAGAAGCGCTTCAGGCTCGACGTGCTGAAGAGGCCGCGCTTCTACTACACGCTCTTCCACGACTTCGGGTTCTTCAGAAACCCCATGCAGTTCGTCCAGGTCCTGAGGGACGTGGTCGCGGGCTGA